Proteins encoded by one window of Microscilla marina ATCC 23134:
- a CDS encoding GNAT family N-acetyltransferase, producing the protein MNMQSLALPKEAIVLNQHFPLSEILNLRMCAWYTINPTFKNITNPKDWGDKFDNHSIHIGVMSADKGVSKLIAATRVTILHQVEDLTYYKDCRQYLSLLPSVPFAYISRMVVHPQHRGQGLSHLLDIAEVNEAKAQGCKFVIGFAFARRVISLKNIGFKSIGKCPRVCTSTSNLRDRALLQCSPSTEIMVLEL; encoded by the coding sequence ATGAATATGCAATCCCTTGCGTTACCCAAAGAGGCCATTGTTTTAAACCAGCATTTTCCTTTGTCGGAAATACTCAATTTGAGAATGTGTGCGTGGTATACCATCAATCCAACATTCAAAAATATTACAAACCCTAAAGATTGGGGCGATAAGTTTGACAATCACTCTATACACATTGGAGTAATGAGCGCAGACAAAGGGGTAAGCAAACTTATTGCTGCTACTAGGGTTACTATCCTCCATCAAGTAGAAGATTTGACATACTACAAAGACTGTCGCCAATATTTATCATTGTTACCCTCAGTACCTTTTGCTTATATAAGCAGAATGGTAGTACACCCTCAGCACCGTGGTCAAGGTTTGTCGCACCTGCTAGACATTGCAGAAGTGAATGAAGCTAAAGCACAAGGTTGTAAGTTTGTAATAGGGTTTGCCTTTGCAAGAAGAGTAATATCGTTAAAAAACATAGGGTTTAAAAGTATTGGAAAATGCCCCAGAGTTTGTACGAGTACCAGCAACCTGCGGGATCGTGCTTTGCTTCAGTGCTCTCCTTCTACTGAAATAATGGTCCTTGAACTTTAA
- the dnaA gene encoding chromosomal replication initiator protein DnaA produces MENDSISVQKDCYTVWENCLKVIRTQIAEQTYTTWFDPIKPLKLVDKVLTIQVPSRFFYEWLEEHYVHLLRKAIDASLGTEGRLEYTIIMEKQEKPYLPNHNSPQFVQNNDNHTKPQNSAPAQQKNYSNNNYNNVNNSPNTPKKTSQFNQTFQINPRYTFESFIEGDCNRLARSAGLAVAQKPGVTSFNPLMLYGGVGLGKTHLVQAIGNYVQENGQKKILYVSSDRFTNQFIEALKNNDLQSFTDYYMQADVLAIDDVQFLSGKEKTQEIFFNIFNHLHQSGKQIIMTSDCPPKELKGLQERLLSRFKWGLTADLKQPDLETRIAIIHKILQSEDNKNIEISGKVVEYLAHSIDSNVRELEGAIVSIIAKASLNQSPITMELAKQTVQQIVQPVDSSEINIDEVQKYVGDYFGVSVEMLKSKTRKKEIVIARQIAMYFAKEYTGFSLKSIGYHFGGRDHSTVIHAIQTVNDMMSEKKELKMYIDDLRKKFSK; encoded by the coding sequence ATGGAAAACGATTCTATTTCGGTGCAAAAAGATTGTTATACTGTATGGGAAAATTGTCTAAAGGTAATTCGTACTCAGATTGCTGAGCAAACATATACTACCTGGTTTGACCCCATAAAACCACTGAAACTGGTAGACAAGGTATTAACTATTCAGGTTCCCAGTCGTTTTTTTTATGAGTGGTTAGAGGAGCACTATGTACATTTGCTCCGCAAAGCAATTGATGCATCATTAGGCACAGAAGGACGACTTGAGTACACCATTATCATGGAGAAACAGGAAAAGCCTTACCTGCCCAATCATAACTCTCCACAGTTTGTCCAAAACAACGACAATCATACAAAGCCGCAAAATAGCGCGCCTGCACAACAAAAAAACTACAGTAATAATAATTACAACAACGTAAACAACTCACCGAATACACCCAAAAAAACATCTCAGTTTAATCAAACCTTTCAGATAAATCCCCGATATACTTTTGAGAGTTTTATAGAAGGCGACTGTAACCGCTTGGCACGTTCGGCAGGGTTGGCAGTAGCCCAAAAACCTGGAGTTACTTCGTTCAATCCTTTAATGCTGTATGGCGGAGTAGGTTTGGGCAAAACCCACCTTGTACAAGCCATTGGCAACTATGTACAGGAAAACGGGCAAAAAAAGATACTCTACGTGTCATCCGACCGTTTTACCAATCAATTTATAGAAGCCCTTAAAAACAACGACTTGCAAAGCTTTACCGATTATTATATGCAAGCCGATGTATTGGCTATAGATGATGTACAGTTTCTGTCGGGCAAAGAAAAAACCCAGGAAATATTCTTTAATATTTTCAATCACTTACACCAGTCAGGCAAACAAATCATTATGACAAGTGATTGCCCACCCAAAGAACTGAAAGGTTTGCAAGAACGCTTACTTTCTCGTTTTAAATGGGGGCTTACTGCCGACTTGAAGCAACCCGACCTGGAGACTCGCATTGCGATTATTCATAAAATATTGCAAAGCGAAGACAACAAAAATATTGAGATTTCGGGCAAAGTGGTGGAATACCTCGCCCATAGCATAGACAGCAACGTGCGTGAACTCGAAGGTGCCATTGTATCAATTATAGCCAAGGCATCACTCAACCAAAGTCCAATTACTATGGAGCTTGCCAAACAAACTGTGCAACAGATTGTGCAGCCAGTAGACAGCAGCGAGATAAACATAGATGAGGTACAAAAGTATGTGGGAGATTATTTTGGCGTAAGCGTAGAAATGCTCAAGTCGAAAACCCGCAAAAAAGAAATTGTGATTGCCCGGCAAATTGCCATGTATTTTGCTAAAGAATATACCGGTTTTTCGCTCAAATCTATAGGATATCATTTTGGGGGGCGCGACCATAGCACAGTGATTCATGCGATACAGACCGTGAATGATATGATGTCGGAAAAGAAAGAACTCAAAATGTATATAGACGATCTCAGAAAAAAATTTAGCAAATAG
- a CDS encoding fatty acid desaturase family protein produces the protein MKLSFNNTAQIEFVKELRRRVDDYFVTNNRSKYANGKMIFKTLFFLTTWIGSYLMLVLGNNTFETNIFFWITLGFSIAFICVNVGHDAIHGAYSSKKWVNQLLSHTFNFNGASAYMWTKMHNAAHHTYTNVDGYDEDIESVPIIRLSPTQKLRKIHRYQYIYIIPFYGLATLSWVLIKDYVKFFKNEVGNFNGANHPRKEYFYLFFYKLINYFFFLAVPLMVMKDSVGLIIAGFLIMHFFAGMTLALIFMLAHVVEQTHFPEPSVEGSLENSWAVHQLYTTANFSKGSELALFLTGGLNLQVEHHLFPNICSVHYKEISPIVEQTAREFGLPYLQNKTFFSALVSHVRFLKKMGQSEEYTPLEYAIGETAK, from the coding sequence ATGAAACTATCTTTTAATAACACGGCACAGATAGAGTTTGTCAAAGAATTGCGACGCAGAGTAGACGACTACTTTGTTACGAACAATCGATCGAAGTATGCCAATGGAAAGATGATTTTTAAAACCTTATTTTTCTTGACTACCTGGATCGGTTCTTACCTTATGCTGGTTTTAGGAAACAATACTTTTGAAACCAACATATTTTTTTGGATTACACTGGGCTTTTCCATTGCTTTTATTTGTGTCAATGTAGGGCACGACGCCATCCACGGAGCCTACTCGTCTAAAAAATGGGTAAATCAATTATTATCTCATACCTTTAATTTTAATGGGGCAAGCGCCTACATGTGGACAAAGATGCACAATGCGGCTCACCATACTTACACCAATGTAGATGGGTATGACGAAGACATAGAGTCGGTGCCCATTATCAGACTATCGCCTACGCAAAAATTACGAAAAATTCACCGTTACCAATACATTTACATTATTCCGTTTTACGGGCTTGCTACCCTCTCTTGGGTGTTGATTAAAGACTATGTAAAGTTTTTTAAAAATGAAGTAGGAAACTTTAATGGGGCAAATCACCCTCGTAAAGAGTATTTTTACTTGTTTTTTTACAAGCTTATCAACTATTTTTTCTTCTTAGCGGTTCCTTTAATGGTGATGAAAGACTCGGTTGGATTAATCATTGCCGGATTTCTGATTATGCACTTTTTTGCGGGAATGACTCTGGCACTTATTTTTATGTTGGCACACGTAGTAGAACAAACCCATTTTCCAGAACCTTCGGTAGAAGGCAGCCTTGAAAACTCCTGGGCTGTACACCAATTGTACACTACGGCAAATTTCTCGAAAGGAAGTGAATTGGCTTTGTTTTTAACCGGAGGACTCAATCTTCAGGTAGAGCACCACCTTTTTCCCAACATTTGCAGCGTCCATTACAAAGAAATTTCGCCCATAGTAGAACAAACTGCGCGCGAGTTTGGATTACCATATTTGCAAAATAAAACATTCTTTAGTGCGCTTGTTTCACATGTACGTTTCCTTAAAAAAATGGGACAATCAGAAGAATACACACCTTTAGAGTATGCAATCGGCGAAACCGCCAAATAG
- a CDS encoding TonB-dependent receptor, with protein sequence MKNLVYTLLYFSLLCCFALPAYTQNSKAQLQGKITNTEGTPLSYASIAILNTQTGTYADSLGNYRFLVPANQNFVCIAQFVGYVPKKIPLKLAKNQVFTLNIRLETDSSNLKEVTVKGSKLPSERVSIFTIPPKTIKTLPTPFGEFNKILATLPGVVTNSELSSSYSVRGGNFDENLVYVNNIEVYRPFLVRAGQQEGLSFINPDLVQKVEFSAGGWEAKYGDKMSSALVIDYKKPTQWGGSVSWGLLGGTAHIEGVAARKKLSFVAGVRHKDSQYLLNTLPTSGEYLPRFTDVQALFRYQFSKHTSLEWLTAYAKNNYLVRPAARQTTFGTLDTPFRLLVAFNGQETMQYALFQSALKLTHYFNKRLRTEWLVSGMNTREREFVDVEGGYRLCDIVPDPTTNTNRCVAERSIGTIYENARNRLQATIISAASRNSWNIDDNHFLEFGGRYNAENINDVLEEYSFIDSAGFTSLNQSINNKLALRSHRFSGYIQHSFNIKDLHTINYGVRVGYWNINQEWIVSPRFQYAFTPDWRQPTVFKLSAGVYQQPPFYRELRDREGNLNLDLKAQQSLHLIGGVERSFQIGERSFKWTAEVYYKYIQNVIPYDIDNVRIRYFAKNNATAFATGLDLRISGDFVKGAESWFSLGLMNVREDVEGDGVGYIRRPTDQRLTFAAYFEDHLPNNPTFRAYVNMVYGTGLPFGPPNNDKFRSALNGRAYRRIDIGFSKVVSFDNIQIGNARVLKSLWIGLEILNILATENTISYNWITDTNSMQYAIPNTLSTRFINFRLIGNF encoded by the coding sequence TTGAAAAATCTTGTATACACCCTTTTATACTTTAGCCTTCTTTGCTGCTTTGCATTGCCTGCCTATACCCAAAACTCCAAAGCCCAACTTCAGGGAAAAATAACCAATACTGAAGGTACGCCTTTGTCTTATGCCAGCATTGCTATTCTCAATACCCAAACCGGTACTTACGCCGACTCTTTAGGTAATTATAGGTTTTTGGTGCCTGCCAATCAAAACTTTGTATGTATTGCTCAGTTTGTAGGCTATGTACCCAAAAAAATTCCTTTGAAGCTTGCCAAAAATCAGGTATTTACCCTCAATATTCGCCTTGAGACTGATTCTTCTAACCTTAAAGAAGTCACCGTGAAAGGAAGTAAGTTGCCGTCTGAGCGGGTCTCTATTTTTACCATTCCACCCAAAACTATCAAAACGCTGCCTACTCCCTTTGGCGAGTTTAACAAAATACTGGCTACTTTGCCGGGCGTAGTAACTAATAGCGAACTATCATCGTCTTACTCGGTGCGAGGAGGTAACTTTGACGAAAACCTGGTATATGTAAACAACATAGAGGTATACCGCCCTTTTTTGGTGCGGGCAGGACAACAAGAAGGTTTGAGTTTTATTAACCCCGATTTAGTGCAAAAAGTAGAGTTTTCGGCGGGAGGCTGGGAAGCCAAATATGGAGACAAAATGTCATCAGCTTTGGTTATTGACTACAAAAAGCCTACACAATGGGGAGGTTCGGTTAGTTGGGGGCTATTGGGGGGCACTGCTCATATAGAGGGAGTAGCTGCTCGTAAAAAACTTTCGTTTGTGGCAGGAGTACGCCATAAAGACTCTCAGTACTTGCTCAATACTTTGCCCACTTCAGGAGAATATTTACCGCGTTTTACCGATGTACAAGCTTTGTTTCGTTACCAGTTTTCTAAACACACCTCGCTAGAATGGCTTACGGCTTACGCCAAAAATAATTACCTGGTACGTCCTGCCGCCCGCCAAACTACTTTTGGTACCTTAGATACCCCTTTTCGGTTGCTGGTAGCGTTCAACGGACAAGAAACCATGCAATATGCACTGTTTCAAAGTGCCCTGAAACTTACCCATTATTTTAATAAAAGATTACGCACCGAGTGGTTGGTGTCTGGAATGAACACCCGCGAACGAGAATTTGTAGATGTAGAAGGTGGGTATCGTTTGTGCGATATTGTACCCGATCCTACCACCAATACCAACCGTTGTGTAGCCGAAAGATCAATCGGTACAATTTATGAAAATGCCCGCAACCGTTTGCAAGCAACCATTATAAGTGCGGCAAGTCGTAATAGCTGGAACATTGACGACAACCATTTTTTAGAGTTTGGTGGGCGTTACAATGCCGAAAACATCAACGATGTGCTCGAGGAATATAGTTTTATCGACTCTGCGGGATTTACCAGCCTCAATCAATCCATTAATAACAAGTTAGCACTCAGATCGCACCGTTTTTCGGGGTATATACAACATAGCTTCAACATCAAAGACTTACACACTATTAATTATGGGGTAAGGGTAGGCTATTGGAACATTAATCAAGAGTGGATAGTAAGCCCTCGTTTTCAGTACGCGTTTACTCCTGATTGGCGTCAGCCTACGGTGTTTAAGTTATCAGCGGGAGTATACCAACAACCTCCTTTTTATCGAGAGCTACGCGACCGGGAAGGCAACCTGAATCTTGACCTCAAAGCCCAACAATCGTTGCACTTGATAGGAGGAGTAGAACGGAGTTTTCAAATAGGTGAACGGAGTTTTAAATGGACGGCAGAGGTGTATTATAAGTATATTCAGAATGTAATCCCTTATGACATAGACAATGTTCGGATCAGGTATTTTGCCAAAAACAACGCTACAGCTTTTGCCACTGGCTTAGACCTACGCATTAGCGGAGATTTTGTAAAAGGAGCTGAGTCTTGGTTTAGCCTGGGGCTAATGAATGTACGCGAAGATGTAGAAGGCGATGGAGTGGGTTATATCAGGCGTCCTACTGACCAAAGGTTAACTTTTGCCGCTTATTTTGAGGATCATTTACCCAATAATCCTACCTTTAGGGCGTATGTAAACATGGTATATGGTACTGGTTTGCCTTTTGGCCCTCCAAACAATGACAAATTTCGGTCGGCGCTCAACGGGCGTGCCTACCGACGTATAGATATAGGTTTTTCTAAAGTGGTTTCATTTGATAATATACAAATAGGCAATGCCAGGGTATTAAAATCTCTCTGGATTGGTTTAGAAATTTTAAATATATTAGCCACCGAAAATACAATCTCTTATAATTGGATTACTGATACCAATAGCATGCAGTATGCTATACCTAATACTTTATCTACCAGGTTTATAAATTTTAGGTTGATTGGGAATTTTTAG
- a CDS encoding glycine betaine ABC transporter substrate-binding protein yields MGAKSLLNIIFCPKFLKILIENNSNLRVKLKLGLGGTQIAFEALKSGEIDLYPEYTGTALFVLLKTPPAKAKPLGNDRQKVYDYVRLEMQKRHRLLWLNPLGFNNTYAVLMRKRQVGLLGLKTISDFSAYLKNNTK; encoded by the coding sequence TTGGGGGCAAAAAGTTTACTGAACATTATATTTTGCCCGAAATTTTTAAAAATTTTAATAGAAAATAACAGCAACCTACGGGTAAAGCTAAAACTAGGGTTGGGAGGCACCCAAATTGCCTTTGAAGCCCTCAAATCAGGCGAGATAGATTTATACCCCGAATATACTGGAACTGCCTTGTTTGTATTGCTCAAAACTCCCCCAGCAAAGGCAAAGCCATTGGGCAACGACCGCCAAAAGGTGTATGATTATGTACGCCTCGAAATGCAAAAACGCCATCGCCTGCTTTGGCTCAACCCTTTGGGTTTTAACAACACCTACGCAGTACTAATGCGTAAGCGACAAGTCGGTTTGTTGGGTCTCAAAACCATCAGTGATTTTAGTGCTTATTTGAAAAACAATACAAAGTAG
- a CDS encoding ABC transporter permease, protein MGMTRRQILHKVELPLAMPVIFAGIRTAVAINVRVATLGVLIDAGGLGKFIFRSISLVDPIMMMAGAVPAALLALFFDFGLVFLQKHFKITPYFSWIAGMALLFIASYSVVIYASSAKLMGSLSLSNALTVTKTWLVLMGLPTLR, encoded by the coding sequence ATGGGCATGACACGTCGCCAAATTCTACACAAAGTAGAATTGCCTCTGGCAATGCCAGTTATTTTTGCGGGCATTCGCACTGCAGTAGCCATCAATGTAAGAGTGGCCACTTTGGGTGTTCTGATTGATGCTGGAGGTTTGGGCAAATTTATATTCAGAAGCATCTCGCTGGTTGACCCAATAATGATGATGGCAGGGGCGGTTCCAGCCGCATTACTCGCCCTGTTTTTTGATTTCGGTTTGGTTTTTTTACAAAAACACTTTAAAATCACTCCTTACTTTAGCTGGATAGCAGGCATGGCCTTGTTGTTTATTGCCAGTTATTCGGTAGTAATTTACGCTTCATCGGCAAAGTTGATGGGCTCCCTGAGTTTATCGAACGCGCTGACAGTTACCAAAACTTGGCTAGTGCTTATGGGTTTACCAACCTTAAGGTAG
- a CDS encoding mechanosensitive ion channel family protein, whose product MELSTFYSLLMIAGFYAMVVVILYIMWSIAQKLKVPQKSKRIVFLFFILLGLAVASPLREIWFTLFRNMNIYPPYAGKVVEDSFGMFPWLTGAYLINSLLNYFLWNGALVNEDGERVVPLLLIHLASGLVFFLAGLCIVVFVYGANLSIWLATSGFAGSVAVYLGKVPLNKAFTALSLNLNRQIRKGDFIELENQAGFVQEIGWKSIKLLTLGANQLTIPNTTFVESNVINYSRPSKIKTVTMQVLITGNLSPHEVEKLLIRSALDSDWVLREPTPLITLNNFSKTSATYTIEVSTDYDIMEHVKSHVLSSVWHMLRRKGLYPMPDKGVINNPVEKAIYLMNSVEVLEPFTEEEDLEIAKKAKWQRYGPPERIVIEGEKDNSLYLVAEGRLEVLVRQKDGKNLKVAELGKGSFFGERALLTGEERKATVRALTDVLLCEISKDIIKPLLDDRQNILSQMSKILAKREIENIKKSREYAQEVEEKEKDTVARRLLDLMKNFFKNDNVDDDDDDDLDKDAHKKMTI is encoded by the coding sequence ATGGAGTTAAGTACTTTTTATTCACTTTTGATGATAGCAGGCTTTTATGCCATGGTGGTAGTCATTTTATATATAATGTGGAGCATTGCCCAAAAGTTAAAGGTACCCCAAAAAAGCAAACGCATTGTATTCTTATTTTTTATATTATTAGGATTGGCGGTTGCCTCACCCCTGCGCGAAATTTGGTTCACATTGTTTCGCAATATGAACATTTACCCACCCTATGCCGGAAAAGTAGTTGAAGATAGTTTTGGTATGTTTCCCTGGCTTACTGGTGCCTACCTTATCAATAGTTTGCTCAATTATTTTTTGTGGAATGGAGCGCTGGTAAATGAAGATGGAGAACGCGTGGTGCCCTTGTTGCTCATTCACCTGGCATCGGGGCTTGTATTTTTTCTGGCTGGCTTGTGTATAGTAGTGTTTGTATACGGAGCCAACCTCTCTATATGGCTTGCTACTTCGGGTTTTGCCGGAAGTGTAGCCGTTTATTTAGGTAAAGTTCCCCTCAACAAAGCCTTTACTGCGCTTTCGCTCAACCTCAATCGTCAAATTCGCAAAGGGGATTTTATAGAATTAGAAAATCAAGCAGGCTTTGTTCAAGAGATCGGATGGAAATCAATCAAACTACTCACCCTTGGTGCTAACCAGCTTACCATTCCTAATACCACTTTTGTAGAGTCCAACGTCATCAATTATTCGCGCCCCTCCAAGATCAAAACTGTCACAATGCAAGTCTTGATCACTGGCAATTTGTCGCCCCATGAAGTAGAAAAACTCTTAATTCGTTCAGCGCTTGATTCCGACTGGGTATTGCGCGAACCCACCCCATTGATTACCCTCAATAACTTTTCGAAAACGAGCGCTACTTATACTATAGAAGTGTCTACCGACTACGATATCATGGAGCATGTCAAAAGTCATGTGTTGTCGTCGGTCTGGCATATGTTGCGTCGCAAAGGGCTCTACCCTATGCCCGACAAGGGGGTGATTAATAACCCAGTAGAAAAAGCTATTTATTTGATGAACAGCGTAGAGGTGCTCGAACCTTTTACCGAAGAAGAAGACCTTGAAATCGCCAAAAAAGCCAAGTGGCAACGTTACGGACCTCCCGAACGCATTGTAATTGAAGGTGAAAAAGATAACTCACTCTACCTGGTTGCCGAAGGACGACTAGAGGTGTTGGTAAGACAAAAAGATGGCAAAAACCTCAAAGTAGCTGAGTTGGGCAAAGGGTCATTTTTTGGTGAGCGCGCCTTGCTTACCGGAGAAGAAAGAAAAGCCACTGTAAGGGCTTTGACTGATGTATTATTGTGTGAAATAAGTAAAGACATTATCAAACCGTTGCTTGATGATCGTCAAAATATACTTAGTCAAATGAGTAAAATACTGGCAAAACGTGAGATAGAAAACATTAAAAAATCGCGTGAATACGCCCAAGAGGTGGAAGAAAAAGAAAAAGATACCGTCGCACGTCGCTTACTTGACCTTATGAAGAACTTTTTTAAAAATGACAATGTGGATGACGATGACGACGATGATTTAGACAAAGATGCCCATAAGAAAATGACGATCTAA
- a CDS encoding 3-oxoacyl-ACP synthase III family protein produces the protein MYTNSVITGTGAYLPKTEVPGSYFHQNTFYRKNGEPIEKPSEAVADKVEEISGIRERRYIEEHHHTAHMAALAAQNAIVSAGIDKEQLDTIIVAHNFGNLVDQSQGSHLIPNLAALVKHHLQIKNQRCAAFDLLFGCPGWVQAVIQAHQSIACGDAQHVLVIGAEAMSRVLDPHDPDSMLFGDGAGAVVVSGFQEEQPRGVLANKTFSHCEEEVNYLKMGASTNPDLDKGLYVKMQGKKVYRYAVENMPELIHECLEKADVPLENISKFLLHQANEKMLKAIFEKTLNGAEDAASRFCKQVPVILQNIGNSSVATIPTLLDVMLKGKLPEHTVDKNDVVVMASVGAGMHTNCLVYRF, from the coding sequence ATGTATACTAACTCCGTAATTACAGGCACGGGAGCCTACCTCCCGAAAACCGAAGTACCGGGCAGTTATTTTCACCAAAATACTTTTTATCGAAAAAACGGGGAACCCATAGAAAAACCCAGCGAAGCAGTAGCTGATAAGGTAGAAGAAATTTCGGGCATCCGTGAACGACGGTACATAGAAGAACACCACCACACCGCACACATGGCGGCGTTGGCAGCTCAAAATGCAATTGTGTCAGCGGGTATAGATAAAGAACAACTAGACACCATTATAGTAGCTCATAACTTTGGCAACCTGGTAGACCAAAGTCAAGGCTCACACTTGATTCCCAACCTTGCTGCCTTAGTAAAACACCATTTACAAATAAAAAACCAACGTTGTGCTGCATTTGACTTATTGTTTGGTTGCCCTGGTTGGGTGCAGGCAGTCATACAAGCACACCAGTCTATTGCCTGTGGTGATGCCCAGCACGTATTGGTCATAGGTGCCGAAGCAATGTCAAGGGTGCTTGACCCCCACGACCCCGACTCTATGCTATTTGGCGATGGTGCTGGTGCGGTAGTAGTGAGCGGGTTTCAAGAAGAGCAACCACGTGGGGTTCTTGCCAATAAAACATTTTCGCACTGCGAAGAAGAAGTCAATTATCTAAAAATGGGAGCATCTACCAACCCCGACCTTGACAAAGGCTTATATGTAAAGATGCAAGGCAAAAAAGTATACCGTTATGCGGTAGAAAATATGCCCGAACTGATTCATGAATGCCTGGAAAAAGCCGATGTACCACTAGAAAATATTTCTAAGTTTTTGTTGCACCAGGCAAATGAAAAAATGCTGAAGGCCATCTTTGAAAAAACCCTCAACGGAGCAGAAGATGCTGCCAGCAGATTTTGTAAACAAGTACCCGTCATTTTGCAAAACATAGGCAACTCTTCTGTGGCCACTATCCCTACTTTGCTCGATGTAATGCTTAAGGGCAAACTTCCTGAGCATACCGTAGACAAGAACGATGTAGTAGTCATGGCATCGGTGGGGGCAGGTATGCACACCAATTGTCTGGTATACAGGTTCTGA